From Marivirga harenae, one genomic window encodes:
- the leuC gene encoding 3-isopropylmalate dehydratase large subunit, protein MSAKTLFDKIWDKHVVHSVEDGPQVLYIDRHFIHEVTSPQAFAGLKERGIPVFRPEQTIATADHNVPTENQHLPIKDALSRHQVETLIKNCDEFGVELYGLGHPYQGIVHVIGPELGITQPGMTIVCGDSHTSTHGAFGNIAFGIGTSEVEQVMATQCVLQKKPKTLKIQVDGQLNPGVVSKDIVLHIISQLTAAGGTGHFIEFCGSTIEKLSMEARMTICNMSIEMGARGGLIAPDETTFEYLKSKPFTAKGEKWKRKVAEWKELKSDKDAQFDLEYYFKAEDIEPMITYGTNPGMGIGITNDIPLPNGKTTSGLEKSLKYMDLEGGKQLLGHHVDYVFIGSCTNSRIEDLRLVAELVKGKKKADHVQAMIVPGSRQVEKQARAEGLDKILEEAGFELRQPGCSACLGMNEDKVPKGKYCVSTSNRNFEGRQGQGARTLLASPLTAAAAALSGKISDVRELLKIEA, encoded by the coding sequence ATGTCAGCAAAAACATTATTTGATAAAATTTGGGATAAACACGTGGTGCATTCTGTGGAGGATGGGCCACAAGTTCTGTATATTGATAGGCATTTTATCCATGAAGTGACCAGTCCGCAGGCTTTTGCAGGTTTGAAAGAAAGGGGCATTCCTGTTTTTAGACCTGAGCAAACCATTGCAACTGCAGATCATAATGTACCAACAGAAAATCAACATTTACCTATCAAAGATGCACTATCCCGTCATCAAGTGGAAACATTAATCAAAAATTGTGATGAATTCGGGGTGGAATTATACGGTTTAGGTCATCCCTATCAAGGGATAGTGCATGTGATAGGCCCTGAATTGGGTATAACTCAGCCGGGCATGACCATAGTTTGCGGAGATAGCCATACTTCTACTCATGGTGCTTTCGGAAATATAGCCTTCGGAATTGGAACCAGTGAAGTAGAACAAGTGATGGCGACCCAGTGCGTACTGCAGAAAAAGCCTAAAACATTAAAAATTCAAGTAGACGGTCAGCTGAATCCCGGGGTAGTTTCAAAAGATATCGTTTTACATATCATCTCACAACTCACTGCAGCAGGAGGAACAGGTCATTTTATTGAATTTTGTGGTTCTACCATTGAAAAACTATCAATGGAAGCCCGCATGACGATTTGCAATATGAGTATCGAAATGGGTGCCAGAGGAGGCCTAATTGCTCCCGATGAAACTACTTTTGAGTACCTAAAATCAAAACCCTTTACGGCTAAAGGTGAAAAATGGAAGAGAAAAGTAGCCGAATGGAAAGAATTGAAATCTGACAAAGACGCTCAATTTGATCTAGAATATTATTTCAAGGCAGAAGACATAGAGCCAATGATCACCTATGGCACTAATCCAGGAATGGGAATTGGCATCACCAATGATATTCCACTTCCAAATGGAAAAACCACTTCCGGTCTTGAAAAATCACTGAAATACATGGATTTGGAAGGTGGAAAGCAGTTACTAGGTCATCATGTGGATTACGTTTTCATCGGAAGCTGCACCAACAGTAGAATTGAAGATTTGCGTTTAGTAGCTGAATTAGTAAAAGGAAAGAAAAAAGCAGATCATGTCCAGGCTATGATAGTGCCGGGCTCAAGACAAGTTGAGAAACAAGCCAGAGCCGAAGGTTTAGATAAAATATTAGAGGAGGCAGGTTTTGAATTACGACAACCGGGTTGCTCTGCTTGCTTAGGTATGAACGAAGATAAAGTACCGAAAGGAAAATATTGTGTCAGCACATCGAATAGAAATTTTGAAGGGAGACAGGGGCAAGGCGCCAGAACCCTATTGGCTAGTCCACTGACTGCAGCCGCAGCTGCACTTTCAGGTAAAATTTCGGATGTGAGAGAATTATTGAAAATAGAAGCATAA
- the ilvD gene encoding dihydroxy-acid dehydratase, translated as MAKELNPYSKAVTQDPTQPAAQAMLHAIGLSDEDLEKPQIGIASTGFEGNPCNMHLNDLAVEVKKSIKSYDWVGLIFNTIGVSDGISMGTNGMRYSLPSRDIIADSMETVVNAQAYDAMIAITGCDKNMPGALIAMGRLNRPSLIIYGGTIAPGCHNGEKLDVVSAFEALGKKQANTISEEDFKGVVANACPGPGACGGMYTANTMASAIEALGLCLPYGASNPAQSEEKKMECADAGLAIKKLIENDLKPRDIVTKKSFENAIRLITVLGGSTNAVLHLLAVANAFEIDLTLEDFAQISLETPYLADLKPSGKYLMEDLHKSGGIPAVMKMMLEEGLLHGDCMTITGKTLAENYKDVQGLGEQQDIIHSVKNPIKSSGHLRILKGNLAPEGAVAKITGKEGEIFEGNARVYDGEFLANAGIANGEIQEGDVVVIRYEGPKGGPGMPEMLKPTAAIMGAGLGNKVALITDGRFSGGTHGFVVGHISPEAFDDGPLAFVEDGDRIRIDAIENSISVLIDENEWAGRLRGNPEKPARKLSGSLKKYSKLVSSASLGCITDL; from the coding sequence ATGGCAAAAGAATTAAATCCATACAGTAAAGCTGTAACGCAGGACCCTACCCAACCTGCAGCTCAAGCCATGTTGCATGCCATTGGTTTATCTGATGAAGATTTGGAGAAGCCGCAAATTGGCATTGCTAGCACTGGTTTTGAAGGCAATCCATGCAATATGCATTTGAATGATTTGGCGGTGGAGGTCAAAAAGAGCATAAAATCTTACGACTGGGTCGGACTGATTTTCAATACAATTGGGGTTAGCGATGGTATTTCTATGGGCACTAACGGCATGCGTTATTCTTTGCCCTCCAGAGACATCATAGCTGATTCCATGGAAACGGTAGTGAATGCACAAGCTTATGATGCTATGATTGCCATCACGGGTTGTGATAAAAATATGCCCGGAGCATTAATTGCTATGGGTAGATTGAATCGGCCTTCACTGATTATTTATGGAGGAACTATTGCGCCTGGTTGTCATAATGGCGAAAAACTGGATGTAGTTTCTGCTTTTGAAGCATTGGGTAAGAAACAAGCCAATACTATTTCTGAAGAAGACTTTAAAGGAGTAGTAGCTAATGCCTGTCCGGGCCCTGGAGCTTGTGGAGGCATGTACACGGCCAATACCATGGCTTCAGCTATTGAAGCTTTAGGACTATGCTTGCCATATGGAGCATCAAATCCTGCTCAAAGTGAAGAGAAGAAGATGGAATGTGCAGACGCTGGTTTAGCGATTAAAAAATTAATTGAAAATGATTTAAAGCCAAGAGATATAGTCACCAAAAAGTCATTTGAAAATGCCATACGGTTGATTACAGTTTTGGGCGGATCGACCAATGCGGTATTACATTTGTTGGCTGTTGCCAATGCTTTTGAAATCGATTTAACATTGGAAGATTTCGCTCAAATCAGTTTAGAAACCCCTTATCTGGCGGATTTGAAGCCTTCTGGTAAATACCTGATGGAAGATCTTCATAAAAGTGGTGGGATTCCTGCAGTGATGAAAATGATGTTGGAGGAAGGGCTTCTTCACGGAGATTGCATGACTATAACAGGTAAAACTTTAGCTGAAAATTATAAAGATGTTCAAGGTTTAGGAGAGCAGCAAGACATCATTCATTCAGTGAAAAATCCTATCAAAAGCTCAGGCCACCTCAGGATTTTGAAAGGTAATTTAGCACCTGAAGGAGCTGTAGCTAAGATTACAGGAAAGGAAGGTGAGATTTTTGAAGGAAACGCAAGAGTTTACGATGGAGAATTTTTAGCTAATGCAGGAATAGCTAATGGAGAAATACAAGAAGGCGATGTAGTGGTAATCCGCTATGAGGGCCCGAAAGGTGGACCTGGTATGCCAGAAATGCTAAAACCAACAGCCGCCATTATGGGAGCAGGCTTAGGAAATAAAGTAGCACTCATTACAGACGGTAGATTCTCGGGAGGAACTCATGGTTTTGTGGTAGGACATATCAGCCCTGAGGCCTTTGACGATGGACCACTAGCTTTTGTAGAAGATGGAGACCGCATTAGAATTGATGCGATAGAAAACTCCATCAGTGTTTTGATAGATGAAAATGAATGGGCTGGACGTTTAAGAGGCAATCCAGAAAAGCCGGCCAGAAAACTTAGCGGGAGCTTGAAGAAATATTCCAAGCTGGTATCATCAGCATCTTTGGGATGTATAACCGATTTATAA
- the leuD gene encoding 3-isopropylmalate dehydratase small subunit → MEKFNTLNSRAVLLPFEDVDTDQIIPARFLKSVSREGFGENLFRDWRYLEDGSPNPEFVLNQEGNKGEILVAGRNFGCGSSREHAAWALVDYGFKAVVSSFFADIFKNNALNNGLLPVQVTDDFLAQVFQILKNRAEAKLQIDLNEQEISLVGSSLTESFEINSYKKYCLQNGFDDIDFLLNKKNEIEAYEQSIA, encoded by the coding sequence ATGGAAAAGTTCAACACATTAAATAGTCGTGCGGTATTGCTTCCTTTTGAGGATGTAGATACCGACCAGATTATTCCCGCTCGTTTCCTGAAATCCGTCAGCCGCGAAGGGTTCGGTGAGAACCTCTTCCGCGACTGGCGGTATTTAGAAGATGGTTCGCCCAATCCTGAATTTGTATTGAATCAGGAAGGTAATAAAGGGGAAATTCTGGTGGCAGGAAGGAACTTCGGTTGTGGATCCAGCAGGGAACATGCAGCTTGGGCACTAGTGGATTATGGATTTAAAGCAGTGGTATCTAGCTTTTTTGCTGATATTTTTAAAAATAATGCACTGAATAATGGTCTTTTGCCAGTTCAAGTGACAGACGATTTCTTAGCGCAAGTCTTTCAAATTCTAAAAAATAGAGCAGAAGCCAAATTGCAAATTGATTTAAATGAGCAAGAAATTAGCTTAGTGGGTTCATCATTAACAGAGAGCTTTGAAATCAATTCCTACAAAAAATATTGCCTACAAAATGGCTTTGATGATATAGATTTTCTATTGAATAAAAAGAATGAAATTGAAGCTTACGAGCAATCAATAGCTTAA
- a CDS encoding group III truncated hemoglobin, with translation MPKKDIIQKEDIQLLVDSFYEKVLKDETIGYIFTDVAKLNVPEHMPIMYDFWSSVLLGTTEYKRNPMDKHFALNEKEPLTKKHFDRWLKLWFDTVDELFEGEIAKEAKNRASTIGRLMLFKMEQART, from the coding sequence ATGCCAAAAAAAGATATTATCCAAAAAGAAGACATTCAATTACTAGTCGATAGCTTCTATGAAAAGGTATTGAAAGACGAGACCATAGGTTATATCTTCACTGATGTGGCTAAACTGAACGTCCCTGAACACATGCCGATCATGTACGATTTCTGGTCATCCGTTTTGTTGGGAACTACCGAATATAAACGCAACCCGATGGATAAGCATTTTGCGTTAAATGAGAAGGAGCCTCTGACGAAAAAGCATTTCGACAGATGGTTAAAACTTTGGTTTGACACCGTTGATGAGCTATTTGAGGGTGAAATTGCAAAAGAAGCCAAAAATCGAGCCTCCACCATCGGTAGATTGATGCTTTTTAAAATGGAGCAGGCAAGGACTTAA
- the ilvN gene encoding acetolactate synthase small subunit, which produces MKEQFTISIYTENLIGILHRVTTIFTRRHINIESITASESEVKDIHRYTLVVSSTEDQIKKIVKQIEKQVDVFKAFYHKNDGIVYQEMALYKMPTKLLSQTKEVEYIVRKHHARLLAVEPDFTIIEKTGFKEETQELFEQLKPHGILEFVRSGRISISKPMKEFQEYFTEVEEASRL; this is translated from the coding sequence ATGAAAGAACAGTTCACCATATCAATTTATACAGAGAACCTGATAGGTATTCTGCACAGGGTAACCACTATTTTCACTCGTAGACATATCAATATTGAGAGTATTACAGCTTCTGAAAGTGAAGTGAAGGATATTCATCGCTATACATTAGTGGTGAGTTCAACGGAAGATCAAATCAAAAAAATTGTAAAACAAATTGAAAAGCAAGTGGATGTTTTTAAAGCTTTTTACCATAAAAATGATGGCATAGTATATCAAGAAATGGCGCTATACAAGATGCCGACTAAGTTATTATCTCAGACTAAAGAGGTGGAATATATTGTTCGAAAGCATCATGCTAGATTATTAGCAGTAGAGCCTGATTTTACCATTATTGAAAAGACAGGCTTCAAAGAGGAAACGCAAGAGCTTTTTGAGCAATTAAAGCCTCATGGCATTCTGGAATTTGTTCGCTCAGGCAGGATTTCCATTTCTAAACCAATGAAAGAATTTCAGGAATACTTCACAGAAGTGGAGGAAGCCTCTCGACTGTAA
- a CDS encoding 2-isopropylmalate synthase, with translation MARRIAIFDTTLRDGEQVPGCGLTKHQKLKIAKELEALGVDVIESGFPISSPGDFESVRLLAKEIKNSSICALSRAVKNDIETAARALEGATRPRIHTGLGTSDQHVFTKLNFTREQVLEKAHECVTHARSFVDEVEFYAEDAGRTSNEFLAQVIEVAVAAGAKVVNIPDTTGFCLPEEYGAKIKYLIDNVHGIENATISAHCHNDLGLATANSIAAIKNGAGQIECTINGIGERAGNTSLEEVVMVMKKHPELALDTGINTQLLFPISQMVAETMCMPVQANKAVVGSNAFSHSSGIHQDGVIKNRDNYEIIDPYEVGVNKSSIILTARSGRAALNFRLIELGVHLGKEELEETYQQFCELADRINVVEDKDLKHLVKDHQVVVK, from the coding sequence ATGGCACGTAGGATAGCAATTTTTGATACGACCTTGAGAGACGGTGAACAGGTGCCCGGTTGTGGCTTAACTAAGCATCAAAAGCTTAAGATTGCCAAAGAATTAGAGGCACTAGGAGTGGATGTTATAGAATCTGGCTTCCCCATATCTTCACCCGGAGACTTTGAGTCAGTTCGTCTCTTAGCCAAAGAAATCAAAAACTCTTCGATTTGCGCATTATCACGTGCTGTAAAAAATGATATTGAAACTGCTGCTCGCGCTTTGGAAGGAGCAACACGACCACGAATCCATACAGGTTTGGGAACTTCCGACCAACATGTATTTACAAAACTAAATTTTACAAGAGAGCAAGTGCTAGAGAAGGCGCACGAATGCGTAACTCACGCCCGTTCTTTTGTTGATGAAGTCGAATTCTATGCCGAAGATGCTGGAAGAACTTCTAATGAGTTTTTAGCTCAGGTAATAGAAGTTGCTGTAGCAGCTGGAGCAAAAGTGGTTAATATTCCTGACACTACGGGTTTTTGCCTTCCAGAAGAATATGGAGCAAAAATCAAGTACTTGATAGATAATGTCCACGGTATTGAAAATGCTACTATTTCTGCTCATTGTCATAATGACTTGGGCTTGGCAACAGCTAATAGCATTGCAGCCATCAAAAATGGTGCTGGTCAAATCGAATGTACTATTAATGGAATTGGTGAAAGAGCAGGGAATACTTCTTTGGAGGAAGTCGTCATGGTCATGAAAAAGCATCCTGAACTGGCTTTGGATACTGGGATTAATACACAATTGCTGTTTCCAATAAGTCAGATGGTCGCAGAAACTATGTGTATGCCTGTACAAGCTAATAAAGCAGTAGTGGGATCAAATGCCTTTTCTCATTCTTCGGGTATTCATCAGGATGGAGTAATTAAAAACCGTGACAATTATGAAATCATAGACCCTTATGAAGTTGGAGTCAATAAATCAAGCATCATTCTGACGGCAAGAAGCGGAAGAGCAGCATTGAATTTCAGATTAATTGAGTTGGGTGTGCATTTAGGAAAGGAAGAATTAGAAGAGACTTATCAGCAATTTTGTGAATTAGCAGATCGCATCAATGTAGTAGAGGATAAAGATTTAAAACATTTAGTAAAAGACCACCAAGTGGTAGTAAAATAA
- the ilvB gene encoding biosynthetic-type acetolactate synthase large subunit, with translation MKIVATKSQKTKISMSGAAALVNCLIREGVETLFGYPGGAIMPVYDALFDQKEKIKHIMTRHEQGATHAAQGFARVSGKVGVCLATSGPGATNLITGLADAQLDSTPLVCITGQVPGKMIGSDAFQETDIVSISMAVTKWNIQVTKAKDIPAAVAKAFYIARSGKPGPVLVDITKDAQFEKAEFENYETCDQIRSYVPNPKLNEEALDQAAALINSARKPLILFGHGVLLSNAKKEFEDFVEKTGIPAAWTIMGLSALPTSHPLNVGMLGMHGNYAPNILTNECDVLIAVGMRFDDRVTGDVSRYAKQAKVIHLEIDPAEINKNVEADVPVLGNCKESLKALLDKVNENQHDQWLARFNELNAQEDEKVIKDELNPRADEPMSMGEVIKHISHISRGNAIIVTDVGQHQMVAQRYYEYANWKSNVTSGGLGTMGFALPAAIGAKFAAPHRQVIAVIGDGGFQMTIQELGVIFETKVDVKILLLNNEYLGMVRQWQDMFFEKRYSSVDMVNPDFQMIAKGYGIESEKVTEREKLEDSIHSFLSHEGSCLLEVMVGKENNIFPMIPTGASVSEIRLE, from the coding sequence ATGAAAATAGTAGCCACGAAATCACAAAAAACCAAAATAAGCATGAGCGGTGCAGCGGCATTGGTGAATTGCCTTATCCGTGAAGGAGTAGAAACACTTTTCGGCTATCCCGGTGGTGCCATTATGCCTGTTTATGATGCTTTATTTGACCAAAAAGAAAAGATAAAACATATCATGACTCGTCATGAACAAGGGGCTACCCATGCTGCTCAAGGTTTTGCAAGAGTTTCGGGTAAAGTAGGGGTTTGTTTGGCTACTTCCGGGCCGGGAGCCACCAATTTAATCACAGGCTTGGCCGATGCGCAGTTGGATTCTACGCCTTTGGTTTGCATAACAGGACAAGTCCCTGGCAAAATGATAGGTTCTGATGCTTTTCAGGAAACCGATATTGTAAGTATATCTATGGCGGTTACCAAATGGAATATTCAGGTGACTAAAGCTAAGGATATACCTGCTGCTGTAGCAAAAGCATTTTACATTGCCCGAAGTGGAAAACCTGGGCCTGTTTTGGTAGATATCACTAAAGATGCTCAGTTTGAAAAAGCGGAGTTTGAGAACTATGAAACTTGCGATCAAATAAGGAGCTATGTGCCCAATCCTAAATTAAACGAAGAGGCATTAGATCAAGCAGCTGCACTGATCAATTCTGCTAGGAAGCCATTGATTCTTTTCGGACATGGAGTCCTTTTATCTAATGCAAAAAAGGAGTTTGAAGATTTTGTAGAAAAAACAGGCATTCCTGCAGCCTGGACTATCATGGGCTTATCTGCGTTGCCGACTTCTCATCCATTAAATGTAGGTATGCTGGGAATGCACGGAAATTACGCTCCCAATATTCTGACCAATGAATGTGATGTATTGATTGCAGTGGGAATGCGCTTTGACGACAGAGTTACGGGTGATGTAAGTAGATATGCAAAGCAAGCCAAGGTCATTCATTTAGAAATCGATCCAGCTGAAATTAATAAAAATGTGGAGGCAGATGTACCTGTTTTGGGGAACTGCAAGGAGTCATTAAAAGCACTTTTGGACAAAGTTAATGAGAACCAACATGATCAATGGCTAGCAAGATTTAATGAACTCAATGCACAAGAGGATGAAAAAGTAATTAAAGATGAATTAAATCCTCGAGCAGATGAGCCAATGAGTATGGGTGAAGTGATTAAGCATATTTCCCATATTTCAAGAGGTAATGCGATTATTGTGACCGATGTAGGACAGCATCAGATGGTAGCTCAGCGCTATTATGAGTATGCTAATTGGAAAAGCAATGTTACTTCAGGCGGATTGGGCACTATGGGTTTTGCACTTCCGGCAGCCATTGGGGCAAAATTTGCGGCTCCACACCGTCAAGTAATTGCCGTGATTGGAGATGGTGGTTTTCAAATGACCATACAGGAGTTGGGCGTGATTTTCGAAACCAAAGTGGATGTTAAAATTCTATTATTGAATAATGAATATCTGGGAATGGTAAGGCAATGGCAAGATATGTTTTTTGAAAAGCGCTACTCCTCTGTGGATATGGTCAATCCCGATTTCCAAATGATAGCAAAAGGCTATGGAATTGAATCGGAAAAAGTAACAGAAAGAGAGAAATTGGAAGACAGTATTCATAGTTTTTTATCTCATGAGGGAAGCTGCCTATTGGAAGTAATGGTAGGGAAGGAAAATAATATTTTCCCTATGATTCCAACTGGGGCGTCAGTTTCAGAGATTAGACTGGAATGA
- the leuB gene encoding 3-isopropylmalate dehydrogenase, with translation MNKKIAILAGDGIGPEVTAEAVKSLDAIAEAFGHQFEYSEALIGAAAIDATGSPFPEATEESCKSADAILFGAIGDPKYDDDPHSKVRPEQGLLKMRKNLGLFANVRPVSSYDALLPISPLKEHIIEGTDFVVFRELTGGIYFGEPRGRSEDGNTAFDSCVYSKTEIERIAHLAFKAAENRRKKVTLVDKANVLATSRLWRETVKELATQYPSVDLDFMFVDNAAMKIIQNPKDFDVVLTENMFGDIITDEASVISGSLGLLPSASLGTKSSLFEPIHGSYPQAAGKGIANPLGAILSAAMLLEYAFEMFEESNAIKESVAKSLEEGYATEDIQKENPKSTQEVGDFVVKQIKKLVTVNA, from the coding sequence ATGAACAAGAAAATTGCAATTTTAGCCGGAGACGGAATTGGTCCTGAAGTGACAGCTGAGGCAGTAAAAAGCCTGGATGCGATAGCAGAAGCTTTTGGTCATCAATTTGAATATAGCGAAGCCCTAATTGGAGCTGCAGCAATTGATGCTACAGGAAGTCCTTTTCCGGAAGCAACGGAAGAGAGTTGTAAGTCAGCGGATGCTATTTTATTTGGTGCTATTGGTGATCCGAAATATGATGATGACCCTCACTCAAAAGTGCGTCCGGAGCAAGGTCTTTTGAAAATGCGCAAAAACTTAGGTCTTTTTGCTAATGTCCGTCCAGTTAGTAGTTATGATGCCTTATTACCCATATCTCCTTTGAAAGAACATATCATTGAAGGAACTGACTTCGTGGTTTTTAGAGAATTAACGGGTGGGATTTACTTTGGTGAGCCAAGAGGACGTTCCGAAGATGGAAATACTGCTTTCGATTCTTGTGTTTATTCCAAAACTGAAATTGAAAGAATTGCGCATTTGGCTTTTAAGGCTGCAGAAAATAGAAGAAAAAAAGTCACATTGGTTGATAAAGCTAATGTTTTGGCTACTTCTCGTCTTTGGAGGGAAACAGTTAAAGAACTAGCAACACAATATCCATCAGTTGATTTAGACTTTATGTTTGTGGACAACGCAGCCATGAAAATTATTCAGAATCCTAAAGATTTTGATGTAGTGTTAACAGAAAATATGTTCGGAGATATTATTACCGATGAAGCATCTGTTATTTCAGGTTCTTTGGGCTTATTACCATCTGCTTCTTTAGGAACGAAAAGCAGCTTGTTCGAACCTATTCATGGTTCTTATCCGCAAGCAGCAGGAAAAGGAATTGCAAATCCATTGGGTGCCATATTGTCTGCAGCTATGTTGCTGGAATATGCTTTTGAGATGTTTGAAGAAAGTAATGCTATTAAAGAATCGGTTGCTAAATCGCTGGAAGAAGGATATGCTACTGAAGACATCCAAAAGGAAAATCCAAAGAGCACCCAAGAAGTAGGTGATTTTGTGGTAAAACAAATTAAAAAGCTGGTAACAGTTAATGCGTAA
- a CDS encoding branched-chain amino acid transaminase, protein MYYNNKTLVFHNGDWQYAEDAKTSLYGQTLHYGNGVFEGIRAYKNDVGFNIFKAHEHYERLHKSADLMHIKIPYSVEELVSITYELLDRNNLTDAYIRPLVYLGANMALQPTDEVHVFICAWKWEKYLGHDPIKAKISSYQRIHPASQHVEAKVVGHYTNSILATTEAKKLGYDEAILLDFSGHVSEGSGANIFIEKNGELFTPSRGTILPGITRQTVLELCKEHGIKVTEKPISKSQLLEADTAFFSGTAAEIAPIAQVNDTVFPLAWEDSIGQSLYHIYRQKVLFNDLQNQTII, encoded by the coding sequence ATGTATTACAATAATAAAACTCTGGTATTCCATAATGGCGATTGGCAATATGCCGAAGATGCCAAAACAAGTTTGTACGGTCAAACCTTGCACTATGGAAATGGTGTGTTTGAAGGTATTCGCGCTTATAAAAATGATGTGGGATTCAACATTTTCAAAGCCCATGAACACTATGAGCGATTGCATAAATCAGCAGATTTAATGCATATCAAAATACCTTATTCTGTGGAGGAACTGGTGTCAATAACTTATGAATTGTTGGATAGAAATAATTTGACAGATGCATATATCCGTCCTTTGGTTTACTTGGGAGCTAATATGGCACTGCAGCCAACCGATGAAGTACATGTGTTCATCTGTGCATGGAAGTGGGAAAAGTATTTGGGGCATGATCCGATAAAAGCTAAAATATCATCTTATCAGCGTATTCATCCAGCATCACAGCATGTGGAAGCGAAAGTGGTAGGACATTATACCAATTCAATCTTAGCCACCACAGAAGCCAAAAAATTAGGATATGATGAGGCCATATTGTTGGATTTTTCAGGACATGTATCAGAAGGCTCAGGTGCAAATATTTTCATTGAGAAAAATGGTGAATTATTCACGCCTTCCAGAGGGACTATTTTGCCAGGAATTACACGTCAAACTGTATTGGAATTGTGTAAAGAGCATGGCATAAAAGTAACCGAAAAGCCAATTTCTAAATCCCAACTTCTGGAAGCAGATACGGCATTTTTTAGTGGGACAGCCGCGGAAATAGCCCCTATAGCGCAAGTTAATGATACAGTTTTTCCATTGGCTTGGGAAGATTCTATTGGTCAAAGTCTCTATCATATTTATCGTCAAAAAGTATTGTTTAACGATTTACAAAATCAAACCATCATATAA